One region of Candidatus Methylomirabilis lanthanidiphila genomic DNA includes:
- the ppsA gene encoding Phosphoenolpyruvate synthase, producing MTKTVRIIDLQDIREGDLAHVGRKALHLGLMMRAGFRVPRGFVVPTDACHAASQSSGEAIELGEQLQTAIVAAYRARGFQRVAVRSSAILEDLHHASFAGIYTTRINVASDAELLDAIVECLRSAKAPRTALYRQYADLDENGNGPAMAVIVQEMVDAEVSGVIYTLNPVTLSRDECVINSVFGLGEPLVSGRVSGDTFRVDREGRMLETRIAERRPSLTSAQLRGLVNIGIALETLFDHPQDIEFAIAGRRMHVLQTRPISTGNDSLKHKAVQYRQKEIDRLRRRIAELRRKGKLNGGEAVYSDGNIAEILPTPTPMSFGIFTSIFSDEGGIQYGRRRLGYTVGDETSEGLFELICGHPYFNLELDAKTFQFGVPLDIAAYLNRVKAEPHLANYPELGLYRQDLTLDEAVRRFGPDAGRTHYRRFVEFLRGMMEWGDTYHTQFVDTIEPEFQRYLARERPGDPTGLSCEEIVAKVGDSIDHLKRYTAVHFVITARLGFFFTERVKQQLLNWCGREADGLIERLLHGLQPSKIGQGGIDLSRLAQRQISHGEFLATYGHLAPNELEIAMPRMTDDPESLGRLLGKAANTDYRPAAEPHQQAERKARTEAEVRSRLAQCGASELDILALFVELAHAGRYLPLRETIKYYLAAEYALIRRALMVLSRKLALEPGEIFYLLPSELPELLSDLTAAREKMRSRCEERKIALLFSKRKWMPRVIFESSLEEIGRPPRLEAAQEYQAVPVSSGEAVGTIRIVDPDRLDLLTNGNGVHAYDVIVVPAVNLGMFIHLRGAAGVVMETGGILAHGACLARESGVPAVILEHASLLLPDKSRVRIDGSHGKVSLLKDPASPEELHIPR from the coding sequence ATGACGAAAACAGTCCGCATCATCGATCTTCAGGATATCCGGGAGGGCGACTTGGCCCATGTCGGGCGGAAGGCGCTGCACCTGGGCCTGATGATGCGGGCCGGCTTCCGGGTGCCGAGAGGATTCGTCGTTCCCACCGACGCCTGCCACGCGGCGTCACAATCGTCCGGCGAGGCGATCGAACTGGGTGAGCAATTGCAGACAGCAATTGTTGCCGCCTATCGGGCGAGAGGCTTTCAGCGGGTGGCTGTTCGAAGTTCGGCAATCCTCGAAGATCTTCATCACGCCAGCTTCGCCGGCATCTACACGACGCGCATCAATGTCGCCTCCGATGCGGAACTACTCGACGCCATTGTGGAGTGCCTGCGCTCCGCGAAGGCACCACGCACCGCCTTGTACAGGCAGTACGCGGACCTGGATGAGAATGGTAATGGGCCGGCTATGGCCGTAATCGTGCAGGAGATGGTGGACGCCGAGGTGTCCGGCGTGATCTATACCCTGAACCCGGTGACTCTCAGTCGGGACGAGTGTGTGATCAACTCGGTGTTCGGCTTGGGCGAGCCGCTGGTCTCGGGTCGGGTGTCGGGTGACACGTTTCGCGTGGATCGGGAGGGCCGGATGCTGGAGACGAGAATCGCCGAAAGGCGCCCGAGTCTGACGTCGGCCCAGCTTCGCGGGCTCGTGAATATCGGCATCGCGCTGGAGACGCTCTTCGATCATCCGCAGGACATCGAATTTGCCATCGCCGGACGGCGGATGCATGTCCTGCAGACCAGACCCATCTCAACCGGTAACGACTCCCTTAAACATAAGGCCGTACAGTATCGGCAGAAGGAGATCGACCGTTTGCGCCGGAGAATCGCCGAGCTGAGGCGGAAAGGGAAACTCAACGGCGGCGAGGCGGTCTACAGCGACGGCAATATCGCCGAGATCCTGCCCACGCCTACCCCCATGAGCTTTGGGATCTTTACTTCAATCTTCAGCGATGAGGGCGGCATTCAGTATGGACGCCGACGGCTCGGCTACACCGTCGGCGACGAGACCTCCGAGGGCCTGTTCGAGTTGATCTGCGGCCACCCGTACTTCAACCTTGAGTTGGATGCTAAGACGTTTCAGTTCGGTGTTCCCCTCGATATTGCAGCCTACCTGAACCGCGTGAAGGCCGAACCGCATCTGGCCAACTACCCCGAGCTCGGCCTCTATCGGCAAGACTTGACGCTTGACGAGGCAGTCAGGCGATTCGGTCCGGATGCCGGCCGTACCCATTACCGCCGATTCGTCGAGTTCTTGCGCGGGATGATGGAGTGGGGCGATACCTATCACACACAGTTCGTTGATACGATCGAGCCCGAGTTCCAACGCTATCTGGCTCGGGAGCGACCGGGTGATCCGACAGGGCTATCGTGTGAGGAGATCGTCGCAAAGGTCGGGGATTCTATAGATCACCTGAAGCGGTATACCGCCGTGCATTTCGTCATCACTGCCCGGCTTGGTTTCTTCTTTACCGAACGGGTAAAACAGCAGTTGCTGAATTGGTGCGGTCGGGAAGCCGATGGACTGATTGAGAGGCTGCTGCATGGGCTGCAGCCGAGTAAGATCGGCCAGGGAGGAATCGACCTGTCGAGGCTTGCGCAACGGCAGATATCGCATGGGGAGTTTCTGGCGACGTACGGCCATCTCGCCCCGAACGAGCTGGAGATTGCGATGCCTCGCATGACCGACGATCCCGAAAGTCTGGGGCGGTTACTCGGCAAGGCCGCCAACACGGATTATCGTCCCGCCGCCGAACCGCATCAGCAAGCGGAGCGCAAAGCGCGGACCGAGGCTGAGGTCCGGAGTCGATTGGCGCAATGCGGTGCGAGTGAGCTCGATATCCTGGCACTGTTCGTCGAGTTGGCGCATGCCGGGCGCTATCTGCCGCTCCGCGAGACGATCAAGTATTATCTGGCTGCCGAGTACGCGTTGATCCGGCGGGCGCTGATGGTTTTGAGCCGGAAGCTCGCGCTTGAACCCGGCGAAATCTTCTATCTGTTGCCGTCTGAGCTGCCGGAGTTGCTGAGCGATCTGACGGCAGCGCGGGAAAAGATGCGGAGCAGATGCGAGGAGCGTAAGATTGCGCTACTGTTCTCAAAGCGCAAGTGGATGCCGAGGGTGATCTTTGAGAGCTCGCTGGAGGAAATCGGCAGGCCGCCACGGCTTGAGGCTGCACAGGAATATCAAGCTGTTCCCGTCTCCTCTGGTGAAGCCGTGGGGACGATACGGATTGTCGACCCCGACAGGCTGGACTTGCTGACCAATGGGAACGGCGTTCACGCCTATGACGTCATTGTCGTTCCGGCGGTGAATCTCGGTATGTTCATCCACCTCCGGGGAGCGGCAGGAGTGGTGATGGAGACGGGAGGCATCCTCGCGCACGGCGCGTGCCTGGCCCGCGAGAGCGGAGTCCCTGCGGTCATATTGGAGCACGCCTCGCTGCTGCTTCCGGATAAGAGCCGGGTCAGGATAGACGGCAGCCATGGGAAAGTCTCTCTGTTGAAGGATCCGGCCTCCCCCGAGGAATTGCACATCCCTCGATAA
- the yhbU_1 gene encoding putative protease YhbU precursor: MVKLMAPGGTQAMAFAVLEAGADAVYVGPAGWSRRPPEDELQDEEIREIHEFARSRGQEVKVALNSVPGPQEIERLYQKVEQYIGWGLSSFILNDLGCISQLCRRFPGVDIHASVTCAVCNREDVRFYQEIGANFVILSYRWGVEIEQIRTIKAEVPVGIEVFLFTSLQEGIICPGRCTMSPYLRFNRWVDSEGKDHCFGSANRGGSCHRVCQAGWDIDQVNGSPAKRVGLKSSPSLILHELPDYVEAGVDYLKIPGREHPDDVMRDITRFYRKVLDEVLASPNPAVVEHFVPEWEELKYRWKVERVQRDRFRIWRAGLSGA; the protein is encoded by the coding sequence ATGGTGAAATTGATGGCGCCCGGGGGGACACAGGCGATGGCCTTCGCCGTACTGGAAGCCGGCGCCGATGCCGTCTATGTGGGTCCCGCGGGCTGGAGTCGGAGACCTCCTGAGGATGAGCTTCAGGATGAGGAGATCCGGGAGATTCACGAGTTTGCGCGAAGCAGGGGGCAGGAGGTCAAGGTTGCGCTGAACAGCGTACCCGGCCCTCAGGAAATCGAACGCCTGTATCAGAAGGTCGAGCAGTATATCGGCTGGGGCCTGTCGAGCTTCATTCTCAATGATCTCGGGTGTATCAGCCAACTGTGCCGCCGTTTCCCCGGCGTCGACATCCATGCGAGCGTAACGTGCGCCGTCTGCAACCGGGAGGATGTGCGATTCTATCAGGAAATCGGCGCCAACTTTGTCATTCTCTCCTATCGATGGGGCGTGGAGATCGAACAGATCCGCACAATCAAGGCCGAGGTGCCGGTCGGGATCGAGGTCTTCCTCTTTACGTCGCTTCAGGAGGGGATCATCTGCCCCGGCCGGTGTACCATGAGTCCCTACCTCCGCTTTAATCGATGGGTAGATTCTGAGGGGAAGGATCATTGCTTCGGCAGCGCCAATCGCGGAGGAAGTTGCCATCGGGTCTGCCAGGCCGGATGGGATATCGACCAGGTGAACGGGTCGCCGGCGAAGCGGGTGGGCCTCAAAAGCAGTCCGTCACTGATCCTCCACGAACTGCCGGACTACGTCGAGGCAGGGGTCGATTACCTGAAGATCCCCGGGCGAGAGCACCCGGACGACGTCATGCGAGATATCACCAGGTTTTATCGGAAGGTGCTCGACGAGGTCCTGGCTTCCCCGAACCCTGCGGTGGTAGAGCACTTTGTTCCGGAGTGGGAGGAGTTGAAGTATCGGTGGAAAGTGGAGCGGGTTCAGCGCGACCGCTTTCGTATCTGGCGGGCGGGGCTGTCAGGCGCTTGA
- a CDS encoding ABC transporter protein: MAVVNDNVSGLPVLRAAFEPTGSPRWFVYAMKKLGLDAKHGFDLQITLVRDQITGAFQSFEVALKEGTVDLIDIDWIVIGRHRTDGLPLTAFFPYGRIAGGLVVPSDSPINGLQDLRGKRIGVVRLRDKNWVILRAACIKRYGFDPQQENTVVEALSKGTLAELLKGEQVDAALQWWQLIPPLVATGAYRRVVDVLDLIADLGIDGAVPITLFTVTEEFATRNPELLRGFVRAFCDTADYLKANDQIWVEIGEQVMGGIDPRILTILRDSWRHRVMTAWNDSTVRQIERLFDELLKVGGGPLLGIDRLPPGTFAAEFVR; encoded by the coding sequence ATGGCGGTCGTGAATGACAACGTAAGTGGGCTGCCGGTCCTGAGGGCGGCCTTTGAGCCGACCGGGAGCCCCCGCTGGTTTGTCTATGCGATGAAGAAGCTGGGGCTTGATGCCAAGCACGGTTTTGATCTGCAGATCACCCTGGTCCGGGATCAGATCACGGGCGCGTTTCAATCGTTCGAGGTGGCCCTGAAAGAGGGGACCGTTGATCTGATCGATATCGATTGGATCGTCATCGGCCGCCACCGAACGGATGGCCTCCCCCTGACGGCCTTCTTCCCCTATGGACGGATCGCAGGCGGGCTCGTGGTCCCCTCCGACTCGCCGATCAACGGGCTGCAAGACCTTCGCGGAAAGCGAATCGGGGTAGTCCGGCTGCGCGATAAGAACTGGGTCATCTTAAGAGCCGCGTGCATAAAACGGTACGGCTTTGATCCCCAGCAGGAGAACACGGTCGTCGAAGCGCTTTCGAAAGGGACGCTGGCTGAGCTGCTCAAAGGGGAACAGGTCGACGCCGCGCTGCAATGGTGGCAGTTGATCCCGCCATTGGTGGCGACGGGAGCGTACCGCCGGGTCGTGGATGTCCTCGACCTGATTGCAGACCTGGGGATCGACGGCGCTGTCCCGATTACCCTCTTTACCGTTACTGAAGAGTTTGCGACGCGCAACCCCGAACTGCTGCGCGGTTTCGTCCGCGCTTTTTGCGACACGGCCGACTACCTGAAGGCGAACGATCAAATCTGGGTTGAGATCGGCGAACAGGTCATGGGCGGGATCGATCCGAGGATTCTGACGATCTTGCGCGATAGCTGGCGACATCGCGTGATGACCGCCTGGAATGACTCGACCGTCAGGCAGATCGAACGTCTCTTTGACGAACTCCTGAAGGTGGGGGGAGGGCCGCTCCTCGGTATCGACCGGTTGCCTCCAGGCACCTTCGCTGCGGAGTTCGTAAGGTAA
- the yhbU_2 gene encoding putative protease YhbU precursor: MAAGARTSTQTVKLLAPGGTLRMALNALAEGADAVYVGARGWSRRSSQMDLMDEEIRELSESAAAMGREVKVALNAMPGPTEMPRLMQKVDAYAGWGVSGFVLSDPGCILAVRRQFPTIDIHVSIGSAVTNRQDIYFYKSLGGSCIILPYRLQPDEVKAIKAEVGMNVEIFLFQPMPLGIVCPGKCIMSSYLVYKEWSDGADDEVIGSANRGARGCSRVCQGGWDVAGSDGEFDGKSTLRNDPFLQLWELPGFVAAGVDYLKIQGRERSEELMRDITRFYRGLIDAILTSGTDLSLEPHVPEWQELRKRWTMERTRRAGLLLGTGRQTG; encoded by the coding sequence ATGGCTGCAGGCGCGCGCACATCGACACAGACGGTCAAGCTGCTGGCCCCCGGCGGGACATTGCGGATGGCCTTGAACGCGCTGGCCGAGGGGGCAGACGCCGTCTATGTCGGGGCCCGCGGGTGGAGCCGGCGATCGTCCCAGATGGACCTGATGGATGAGGAGATCAGGGAGCTGAGCGAATCCGCCGCCGCCATGGGGCGAGAGGTCAAGGTCGCCCTCAATGCCATGCCCGGTCCCACCGAGATGCCGCGCCTCATGCAGAAGGTCGACGCGTATGCCGGGTGGGGCGTGTCCGGGTTTGTTTTGTCGGATCCGGGGTGCATTCTGGCTGTCCGACGCCAGTTCCCCACCATTGACATCCATGTCAGCATCGGGTCCGCTGTGACCAACCGCCAGGACATCTACTTTTACAAGTCGCTCGGCGGAAGCTGCATCATTCTGCCGTACCGGCTTCAACCCGATGAGGTCAAGGCGATCAAAGCGGAGGTCGGCATGAATGTGGAGATCTTTCTCTTCCAGCCGATGCCGTTAGGGATCGTCTGTCCCGGGAAGTGCATCATGAGCAGCTATCTGGTCTATAAGGAGTGGTCGGATGGGGCCGACGACGAGGTGATCGGTTCCGCCAATCGCGGCGCGCGGGGCTGCTCACGGGTCTGTCAGGGAGGGTGGGACGTGGCGGGGTCCGACGGAGAGTTCGACGGCAAGAGCACGCTGCGCAACGACCCGTTTCTCCAGTTGTGGGAGCTGCCAGGCTTTGTTGCGGCTGGGGTTGATTACCTGAAGATCCAGGGTCGGGAACGGTCGGAAGAGTTGATGCGGGATATCACGCGGTTCTACCGCGGGCTGATCGATGCGATCCTGACATCCGGGACCGACCTCTCGCTGGAGCCGCATGTTCCTGAATGGCAAGAGCTAAGAAAGCGGTGGACGATGGAGCGTACCCGGCGGGCCGGTCTGCTGCTGGGGACCGGCAGGCAGACAGGCTGA
- the yhbU_3 gene encoding putative protease YhbU precursor — MAKLMAPGGTRRMAFSVLEAGADTVYVGVRGWSRRGSDTELTDGEVQDLCKAARAQGKHVRVVLNTMPSSAEVPLLLKKVDMYAGWGVTGFMISDIGSMVQVRSHFPDITIHVSVGAGLSNALEVKFYHELGASVVILPYRMGIEDVRAIKRSLDVGLEVFLFRTENLDGIVCPGKCTMSSYFSSNRWIDNEGKDYFYGSANRGGDCLRVCQVGWEATADDRDIDGKFGLKGNPRLWLQELSDYIQAGVDYFKVPGRDRSDELVRDIVCFYRKVVDDLQAFPADEVTAHYVPELQELKKRWASERRQRDDRLVTRAKE, encoded by the coding sequence ATGGCAAAGCTGATGGCGCCCGGGGGAACGCGGCGGATGGCCTTCTCGGTCCTGGAAGCGGGGGCCGATACGGTCTATGTCGGCGTGCGGGGATGGAGTCGACGGGGTTCCGACACCGAGCTGACGGATGGGGAGGTCCAGGATCTTTGTAAGGCTGCGCGCGCTCAGGGCAAGCATGTGAGAGTCGTCCTGAACACGATGCCCAGCTCGGCCGAAGTTCCATTGCTCCTGAAGAAGGTTGACATGTACGCCGGGTGGGGTGTCACCGGATTTATGATCAGCGACATCGGCTCCATGGTTCAGGTGCGGTCGCACTTCCCGGACATCACGATCCACGTCAGCGTGGGGGCCGGGCTGAGCAACGCCCTCGAGGTGAAGTTTTACCACGAGCTGGGGGCCAGCGTGGTCATTCTGCCGTACCGGATGGGGATCGAGGATGTTCGGGCGATCAAGCGATCGCTCGATGTCGGTCTGGAGGTCTTCCTGTTCAGAACCGAAAACCTGGACGGGATCGTCTGTCCGGGCAAGTGTACGATGAGCAGCTACTTCAGCTCGAACCGATGGATTGATAATGAGGGGAAGGACTACTTTTACGGCAGCGCCAACCGGGGCGGGGATTGCCTGCGGGTCTGCCAGGTCGGGTGGGAGGCGACGGCCGATGACCGAGACATCGACGGCAAGTTCGGCCTGAAAGGCAACCCGCGGCTCTGGCTGCAGGAGCTGTCCGACTATATCCAGGCGGGCGTGGACTACTTCAAGGTGCCGGGAAGGGATCGGTCTGATGAGCTGGTCCGGGATATTGTGTGCTTCTACCGGAAGGTTGTGGACGATCTGCAGGCCTTCCCGGCCGACGAGGTGACGGCCCATTATGTGCCTGAGTTGCAGGAACTGAAGAAGCGGTGGGCAAGCGAGCGGAGGCAGCGAGACGATCGCCTCGTTACGCGGGCGAAGGAATGA
- a CDS encoding Peptidase family U32 produces the protein MFELSTHIPGPKQLHEIDLSAYDALYLGDYTCPLYPGNFSRNIETLAPAVERVKSMGKRCYLSLYAIPKDSDLIWIKELLQGARGLPLDGVEVHNMGLLRTVREILGDIPIHLGVFGNLYTHETARVLKTYGVERVFPNAELSLEELIYIRDHSPVEVIVPLHGKIPLAISGTCFVTDYTGQVPLHCEESCSQGHWLTHEEWELKSIGRANLSGKDLCMLEYLDRLAQSDLNLFYIYTLGETGAYIETAGRVYREALQKVGSNGEVRAAQWLDQLRSVSHSGLCNGFYFGVSGQEYLSPKALSPIA, from the coding sequence ATGTTTGAATTATCCACGCATATCCCTGGTCCCAAGCAGCTACACGAGATCGACCTGTCGGCGTACGACGCGCTCTATCTGGGCGACTATACGTGCCCTCTCTATCCCGGCAATTTCTCCCGAAATATCGAGACCCTCGCACCTGCGGTAGAGCGGGTCAAATCGATGGGGAAGCGATGCTACCTGAGCCTGTATGCCATTCCCAAGGACAGCGACCTGATTTGGATCAAAGAACTGCTTCAGGGCGCTCGCGGGCTGCCGCTTGATGGTGTTGAGGTCCACAATATGGGCCTGTTGAGGACCGTGCGCGAGATACTGGGCGACATCCCGATCCATCTGGGGGTCTTCGGCAACCTGTACACCCACGAGACCGCGCGGGTACTGAAGACGTACGGGGTGGAGCGGGTCTTTCCGAACGCCGAGTTGAGCCTGGAAGAGCTGATCTATATCCGGGATCACTCGCCCGTTGAGGTGATTGTCCCGCTGCACGGCAAGATCCCGCTGGCGATCTCGGGAACCTGTTTCGTCACCGACTACACCGGTCAAGTACCGCTCCATTGCGAGGAGAGCTGCTCCCAGGGCCACTGGCTGACCCATGAAGAGTGGGAGCTCAAGAGTATCGGACGAGCCAACCTGAGCGGGAAGGACCTGTGTATGCTCGAGTATCTGGATCGCCTGGCGCAGAGCGACCTCAACCTGTTCTACATCTATACGCTGGGTGAAACGGGCGCTTACATCGAAACCGCCGGGCGCGTCTACCGCGAGGCGCTCCAGAAGGTCGGATCGAACGGGGAGGTGCGCGCCGCGCAGTGGCTGGACCAGTTGAGGTCGGTATCGCACAGCGGCCTCTGCAACGGGTTTTATTTCGGCGTGTCCGGGCAGGAATATCTCAGCCCCAAAGCGCTGTCTCCGATTGCGTGA
- a CDS encoding SpoVT / AbrB like domain protein translates to MLYEIKEVGRVAAKLTTVTRKGQITIPADVREALNIHTGDRVAVSVEGDRIQLQVVGSVVLRTAGSLAAAGPPLSAEELRRAAEDAIAADAIERHRL, encoded by the coding sequence ATGTTGTACGAGATCAAGGAGGTAGGACGAGTGGCAGCCAAACTGACAACCGTGACCCGAAAGGGGCAGATTACGATCCCGGCTGATGTGCGGGAGGCTCTCAACATTCACACGGGCGACCGCGTGGCCGTCAGTGTAGAAGGTGACCGGATCCAGCTCCAGGTCGTCGGCAGCGTCGTCCTCCGGACCGCTGGGAGCCTTGCCGCGGCAGGCCCCCCGCTCTCGGCAGAAGAACTGCGCCGTGCCGCTGAGGATGCCATCGCCGCCGATGCCATCGAACGGCACCGGTTGTGA
- the vapC_7 gene encoding tRNA(fMet)-specific endonuclease VapC: MTAPFLDTNILLHHLLGDHPDQSPRATAWLRDLETAEQTAHTADTVIFEAVFTLERHYHRSKVEIRDALLPLIELPGLLLPGKRRWRTALDLYVDLNLPLADAYHAVLMTHLNTTDIVSFDHHFDRIPGIVRCEP; the protein is encoded by the coding sequence GTGACCGCGCCATTTCTGGACACCAATATCCTGCTTCACCACCTGCTCGGAGATCATCCGGACCAGTCGCCACGCGCCACCGCCTGGCTGCGCGACCTTGAAACAGCAGAACAGACCGCCCACACCGCCGATACCGTCATCTTTGAGGCGGTGTTCACACTGGAGCGTCACTATCACCGCTCCAAGGTCGAGATCCGCGACGCGCTTCTCCCGCTTATCGAACTTCCAGGCCTCCTGCTCCCCGGCAAGCGGCGATGGCGCACCGCTCTCGACCTTTACGTTGACCTCAACCTTCCGCTTGCCGACGCCTACCACGCCGTCCTGATGACGCACCTCAACACGACCGACATCGTAAGCTTCGACCACCACTTCGACAGAATACCCGGCATCGTCAGGTGCGAGCCATGA
- a CDS encoding histidinol-phosphate aminotransferase — protein sequence MASSFEDAVSPYLKGLPSYRHGRPFAEGGRGPVRGDWVKLDYNENPLGPSPLAVKAIQDLLHGINRYPDCQGQSLKGRLAERLGLSPAHIALGNGSSELIDLCARCFLSPGTEAIMGDPAFAFYGRVVHAAGSQRVSVPLHAFCHDLKAMTERITPRTRMVFIGNPNNPTGSCVPPHDITAFVEALPAGIIILIDEAYREYLPDELQPGTVRYVKEGRPVIALRSFSKIYGLSGLRIGYAIAPPECIALLDKARQPFNVNLLAGAAALAALDDDTHLAGSKRLNEAGKQYLYQAFEALGLRYVPTAANFILVDVEQDGEQVVRALAEKRVAVCPLTRYGLPTSLRITIGAPRDNERFIALLREVLSTR from the coding sequence ATGGCCTCCAGCTTTGAAGATGCGGTTTCCCCATACCTGAAGGGACTACCCTCGTACCGCCATGGCAGGCCCTTTGCGGAAGGTGGCAGGGGGCCGGTGCGTGGGGATTGGGTCAAGCTCGACTACAACGAAAATCCCCTGGGACCATCGCCGCTCGCCGTGAAGGCGATACAGGATCTGCTACACGGCATCAACCGGTATCCGGATTGTCAGGGACAGAGTCTCAAGGGGCGGTTGGCCGAGCGGCTCGGGCTCTCTCCGGCGCATATCGCGCTGGGGAACGGCAGTAGTGAGCTGATCGATCTGTGTGCCAGGTGTTTCCTCAGTCCAGGCACAGAGGCGATTATGGGCGATCCTGCCTTCGCCTTTTACGGCCGGGTCGTCCATGCCGCGGGCAGTCAACGAGTCTCAGTCCCATTGCACGCATTTTGCCATGACCTCAAGGCGATGACTGAACGGATCACGCCGCGGACCAGGATGGTCTTCATCGGTAACCCGAACAATCCGACAGGAAGCTGCGTCCCGCCTCACGACATCACCGCCTTTGTCGAGGCGCTCCCTGCAGGGATCATCATCCTTATCGACGAGGCATACCGTGAGTACCTCCCCGATGAGTTGCAGCCCGGCACCGTGCGCTACGTCAAGGAGGGCCGCCCTGTCATTGCATTACGGAGCTTCTCGAAGATCTACGGGTTATCCGGGCTACGGATCGGCTACGCGATCGCCCCGCCCGAGTGTATTGCGCTCCTCGATAAGGCGAGGCAGCCGTTCAACGTGAATCTCCTGGCCGGTGCCGCCGCGTTAGCCGCCCTTGACGATGACACGCACCTCGCCGGCTCGAAGCGCCTCAATGAGGCCGGCAAGCAGTATCTGTACCAGGCATTTGAGGCGCTCGGATTGCGTTATGTGCCGACGGCAGCGAACTTCATCCTTGTCGATGTCGAACAGGATGGAGAACAGGTAGTTCGAGCCTTGGCGGAGAAACGGGTGGCCGTCTGCCCTCTAACCCGATATGGTCTTCCGACATCCCTGAGAATCACCATCGGCGCCCCCCGTGACAACGAGCGATTCATCGCCCTCCTCCGCGAGGTCCTCTCGACCCGCTGA
- the degU gene encoding Transcriptional regulatory protein DegU, which produces MVHSMDTVHPMTSSLAEIFSNTADGVLGVDQDHIIILWNRAAERLVGFTAAEVMGRPCAEVWAVKSRTGCRLCGENCSPITSARKEEPVEGREIMTHTKAGRPLWLHVSTIVVPGGAPSLFTMVHIFHDVTRQVETEVLLGKVQSLLGSEGVLLDSSGMNPPEGASPLKVLTPREQEVLRFIARGESAKGIAKALQISTTTARNHTQKILSKLGLHAKVEAVALAYRYKHF; this is translated from the coding sequence ATGGTACATTCGATGGATACAGTGCACCCGATGACAAGTTCGCTCGCGGAGATCTTTTCAAATACTGCCGACGGGGTCCTCGGCGTCGATCAGGACCACATCATCATCCTGTGGAATAGGGCGGCTGAGCGTCTCGTCGGGTTCACGGCTGCTGAGGTCATGGGGCGGCCCTGTGCTGAGGTCTGGGCCGTAAAAAGCCGAACAGGGTGCCGACTGTGCGGAGAGAACTGCTCCCCGATCACCTCGGCCAGGAAAGAGGAGCCGGTCGAGGGACGTGAGATCATGACCCACACTAAGGCGGGGCGCCCCCTCTGGCTCCACGTCAGTACCATCGTTGTCCCCGGTGGCGCGCCGAGCCTCTTCACGATGGTGCACATCTTTCACGACGTCACTCGACAGGTGGAGACCGAGGTCCTGCTCGGCAAGGTCCAGTCGCTGCTGGGTAGTGAAGGAGTCCTCCTGGATAGCAGCGGGATGAACCCTCCGGAGGGCGCTTCCCCCTTAAAGGTATTAACGCCCCGGGAGCAGGAGGTCCTCCGGTTCATCGCCCGCGGCGAGAGCGCCAAGGGGATTGCGAAAGCGCTTCAAATCAGCACGACCACCGCCCGCAACCATACCCAGAAGATCCTCAGCAAACTTGGCCTTCACGCCAAAGTCGAGGCCGTGGCGCTCGCCTACCGTTACAAGCATTTCTAG
- a CDS encoding transporter encodes MRFMSRTRVALIVTLLIAFPLLQACAATATRESTGEYLDDTAITAKVKTRLLGDPMVSGFAISVETFRGRVILSGFVSAQTQIDRAVALAREVSGVREVQSALVIKSR; translated from the coding sequence ATGCGTTTCATGAGCCGAACCCGCGTAGCGCTCATTGTCACCCTGCTGATCGCTTTCCCCTTGCTTCAGGCCTGTGCCGCCACGGCGACCCGCGAGAGCACCGGGGAGTACCTCGACGACACGGCGATCACCGCCAAGGTCAAGACGAGACTGCTTGGTGATCCTATGGTCAGCGGGTTTGCGATTTCTGTGGAAACGTTCCGTGGACGGGTCATCCTCTCCGGGTTTGTCAGCGCTCAGACCCAGATCGATCGAGCGGTTGCGTTGGCTCGGGAGGTCTCCGGGGTCAGGGAAGTGCAGTCAGCATTGGTGATTAAGAGCAGGTAG